ATTGTCCTCTtgtgtaataaaatgtatttaatagtaAAACATCCCCTGCCTGTTTTCACATCTACTTCATTGTTTTGGTGACTTTGTATAATTAAAGGTTGTTCAGGTTCTTTAGATTCAGGTTTGGGCAGCAATAGGTCACCTGAACTAGCTGCTTCATATACCATTTAGAAACTATTAAAATATGGTATAGTAGTGAAATGTTTCTGTTCCATGACAAATCCATTTTAGTTGGCGCAAACAGAGAACACCTTAAAAGGCCTGAGTCCACACAGGTAGACCCAATTTATTACTGTATGAACATTCATTGCTGTAATTTCAATTAATCACACATGACACAATGTCACACGGCAATATGATAAACAGCTTTACTTCGTATAAAGAATATGAAATACAGTTACCATAGATTAACACACAGGGTTACAGAATATGAAATACAGTATTACCATAGATATAACACACAGGGTTACAGAATATGAAAATACAGTTTACCATCAGATAACACACAGGGTTACTAATATGAAATACAGTTTACCATAGATTAACACACAGGGTTACAGAATATGAAATACAGTTTACCATAGATTAACACACAGGGTTACAGAATATGAAATACGGTTTACCATAGATTAACACACAGGGGTACATAATATGAATACAGTTTACATAGATTAACACACAGGGTTACAGAATATGAATACAGTTTACCATAGATTAACACACAGGGTTACATTAAATATGAATATACAGTTTACCATAGATAACACACAGGGTTACAGAATTATGAAATACAGTTTACCATAGATTAACACACAGGGTTACATTAATATGAAATACAGTTTACCATAGATTAACACACAGGGTTACATAATATGAAATACAGTTTACCATAGATTAACACACAGGGTTACATAATATGAAATACAGTTTACCATAGATTAACACACAGGGTTACATAGAATATAAGAAATGGTACATTTTCAAAAAGCCAAGGTGCTACAATAAAAATCAAAGCAGTGTACAGCACACAAGACAATCCTGAGACATATAATACACTGAAATAAAGTCTGGTAAATGTAGAGGTCACTAGGAAGACTATAAGGTTGAGATTAAGAAGCCTGACCTATAGTGACATTGAACTACAGTCAATATGTATAGACATGATGTCATTATAAAAGGAGAGCTTTTAACTAAGCTAACagaacacaacactacattaaCAAGCAACAGAAACAGAACACTGGTGCAATACTcaaacaagaaaacaaaaaagtggGTCTCAACCTCTCATCCCGTTTCTTCATCCATCCAACCACCCACCCTCCCCCCctaattaacagtctgatggcctgagataaaagctgtttttcagtctctctgtcccggctttgatgcacctgtactatctCCACCTTCTACATGGTAGCGAGGTGAACGGGActtggctcgggtggctgagatccttgatgatcttcttggctttcctgtgacacgggtgctgtagatgtcctggagggcaggcagtgtgccggTGATGTGtttgttgaggttattttcctagcaCCACTTCGCCAGGGCtctctgattgattgagagatCAAGGAGCTATTATCATTGATTCGAagcattgaatatttacattcatgcacTTTGAAATTAATTTAGTAACTGTTTGAAAAacagaagcatttaactgcagcGCACTCCCACAACCAAGGACTTGGAGCTGAGGCCATTCCTTCACTGACTCTGTGAGCTGTCAATCATTTAACCTGGGAAGGAAAGAAGGGAAGTGGATCTAAGTCCTCATACAGCAGCATAGACATATAGGGTCGTATTCACTAGACATCAAAGAGAAGAACACGGAACAAAACGGgcagggactacctgaacttatcCAATAAGAACCTGGCATGTGTTGAATATGACCCAGTGTCTGGATGTCTACAATGGCTTACTGATCACTACATCAGTGTGCTCATGAAACTGATCAGTAAAACTCACCCCAGTGTCTCCAGTTTATAGAGGGGATCCTCTCGTAGAGAAGAGAGCAGCTTTACTCCAGAGTCTCCTGGAGTATTTCCACTCAGGTCCAGCTCCTTCAGGtgggaggggtttgacctcagagctgaaacaagagaagcacagcctttctCTGTGATGCTGCAGCCTGCCAGCCTGTGGAAAGTGAGAGAGGAAAATTCACACAATATAACATATTtcagaaaatgtacattttgcATCTGTAGCGATGTGTCATTTTAATGTCATATGTTGAACAATGTTGAACCTTTTATTGAATTGAAATGAACACATTTMAACTGATCAATTTTGTCAAATAATGGACTGGTGCCCAGATTCATAATTTCACTAGCCggactccacccagtaccctgctctgaacttagtcactgtcactagccggcttactagcccggttactcaaccctgcaccttagaggctgctgccctatgtacacagacatggaatcactggtcactttaataatggaacactggtca
The sequence above is drawn from the Salvelinus sp. IW2-2015 unplaced genomic scaffold, ASM291031v2 Un_scaffold2538, whole genome shotgun sequence genome and encodes:
- the LOC112074222 gene encoding ribonuclease inhibitor-like yields the protein MSGNKLQDSGVKLLSAGLEDPHCKLETLKLAGCSITEKGCASLVSALRSNPSHLKELDLSGNTPGDSGVKLLSSLREDPLYKLETLGLND